Within the bacterium genome, the region CCAGGCCTTGGAACGCTATCTGGAGGACTATGACGATCTCGAGGCGGCCCTTGAGCGCCTGCGAGACCCAGCCGACCCGGTACTCGATTGGGACCGGGTCAGACACGAGTTGCTCTGCTCGGATTGAACGCAGCGCGACCCGAGAACGAGGGATGGCGCAGCAGCCGTCGTCGATGGCCGCATACTCGGTTCGGATCAAGCGCAGCGCGACCCGAGACCTGGCACAGATTGCTCGCCAGGATCGCGAGCGCATTGTGTACGCCATCGATCGCCTCGGCGAGCAGCCGCATGCGGGCTACCCGCTGAAAGGAGCCTTGCGGGGCCTCCGCCGCGTACGCGTCGGCGACTACAGGGTGGTGTACGAAGTGCTCGACGATGAACTGGTGGTCCTCGTTGTTCGAGTCGCGCATCGCCGCGAGGCCTATCGCCGCCGTTAGATCAGCGTCGAACCACGCGACGGCGCCTCTCAGGCCAGTTCGAGGGCCTTGAACGACCTCACCTGCTCGGTGATGGCGCGCTCGGTGGGGAGGCGTTCGATGCTCGAGGCTCCGAAGAACCCGACGCTGGCGGGAAGCCTCGACAGCGCCTCCCCCACGTTCTGCGGCTCGTCGAAGGGGCCGCCGTGGCAGATGACCAGGAGATCGTCGCGGACCCCGTGGCCCGCCCCGGCGATCGCCTCCACGGTCTCGATGGCCTCGTCGAGGGTCATGGCGTCGGTGGCACCGATGGAGCCCGACGTGGTGAGCCCCACGTGGGCGACGAGCATGTCGGCGCCCGCCTCGGCCATCAGCACAGCCTGATCCTCGTCGAAGACGTACGGCGAGGTGAACAGGTCCAGCAGGTGCGCCTGGTGAATGGCGTCGACCTCCTTGCCGTAGCCCATGCCGGTGCCTTCCAGGTTGCTCCTGAACGAGCCGTCGATGAGCCCGACCGTGGGGAAGTTCTGGACCCCCGAGAAGCCGATCTCCTTCAGTTGCTTCAGGAACACCGGCATGAGGCGGAACGGATCGGTGCCGCAGACCCCCGCCAGGACCGGCGTGTCGGCCACCACCGGAAGCACCTCGGCGGCCATCTCCACAACGATCCCGTTGGCGTCGCCGTAGGGCATGAGGCCGGCCAGCGAGCCGCGCCCGGCCATGCGGTAGCGCCCGGAGTTGTAGATGATGATGAGGTCCGCGCCGCCCGCCTCGGCGCACTTGGCGGAGATGCCGGTGCCGGCACCGCAGCCGACCAGGGGCCTGCCCGCGGCAACCTCGGCGTGCACCCGCCGGAGGATCTCGCTCCGTGAAACTGCCATTCGACCGCTCCTAACCGCTCACGACCCACAGCATCTCCAGCAGCGTGTTGGCTGCGATGTCGGCGAATTCGGGATCGTTGATGTTGTGGTTTATCTCATGCACACCGACGTCGGCCCGGAGGCCGTTGCGGATGGCGTCGAAACACGCCGCGTCGGCCTCGGGGTCCCAGAACCTCTCCCCCTCGCTGTCCAGCATCGAAACGCCCCGCATGGGCAACAGCACGGCGGTCGGCGCCGTGGCCAGGTTGACGGCGGCAGCCAGGATCTCGCCGATCCGGACGTTCTCCTCCACATTCGTGCGCAGCAGCGTGACGTTGGGGTTCCAGGCGTACAGATTCCGGCCCTGGTACCGGTCGGGGACCGTCTCGATGGCGTCGAAGTTGGCCATGTCCACGCATCCCGGCACCACGACCGCCGGGATGCCCGCAGCGGAGGCCGCCTTGCCGCGCTCGGGCCCGGCACTGAAGACGCCGCCGCAGACGTAGTCGGCCAGCTCGGTGGTCGTGATGTCCAGCGAGCCGGCGATGTAGCCGTCGGCGATCAGCGCCTCCATGGTGTTGCCGCCGATGCCGGTGGCGTGGAACACCAGGACCTCGTAGCCGCCCGCCTCCACGACGCCGCGGGCCCGCTCCACGCACGTCGTGGTGTTGCCGAACATGGAGGCGGTGACCAGCGGGCGCTCCTCCCCCGCCGGTGGGTGCTCCAGGCGCACCATGCCCGCGATCGCCCCCGCGGCGTTGGCGAAGATGGCCCGGCTGATGCTGTTGATCCCGGCCACGTCCACGATCGACGGGATGAAGGTGATGTCCCTGGCGCCGGCGTAGGCGCTGACGTCACCGCCGGCGACGGTCGACACCATCACCTTGGGCACACCCACCGGCAGGACGCGCATCCCCGTGGTGGCGATGGAGGTGCCGCCGGTGCCGCCCATGCCGATGATCCCTCCGAGCCTCCCCTCGTCGTAGAGCCGGCGGACCACGACTGCCAGGCCGGCGGCCATGGTCTGCATCGCCTCGTCCTTGTGATCGCCGGAGGCGAAATAGGAGATGTCGCCATCCGCCGCCGCGGCCACCTCGGCCCGCGTGACGTCGGGCTCCAACTCGGGCTCCCCCATCGTCCCGAAGTCCACCACCAGGGTGTCCACCCCGTCGGCCTCGATGAGCCCCTTCACGAAGGCGAACTCGGCGCCCTTGGTGTCCAGCGCGCCGATGATGACGACGGTCTTCGGATCAGGACTGCTGCTCATGCCGGACCTCTCTCTGACTCAGCGGGGAGGTGGGGACTTTGCGCGCCGGGCGCTCCTCGGCCAACCGAATGCCCCGTGACCTGCCGGAGACCAGTGTTGCACGAGATCGTCGCCCGTTCACCGTTCGCCGCTTCGGGGCGTCGCGGTAGTTTTGAACCGTGGGGGCTTGGGTGGCACTGGCGGTCGCGATCGCACTCGTGCACGGGCTGGGGATCGTCTTCCTCATCGCCGGTGCCCCGCTCTCCGCATGCCGGCGCGGGTTGATGCGATGGTACCTGCTGGTGCTGGCGCCGACCGCCGCGATCAACCTCGCCGGGCAGCCGTGCCCGCTGACGGTGTGGGAGAAGCACTTCTGGCGCCTGGCGGGCGAGACCCCGTACCGGGGAGGCTTCG harbors:
- a CDS encoding ribbon-helix-helix protein, CopG family, whose translation is MSQITARVPNELVEALDAAAADLKRSRADIIRQALERYLEDYDDLEAALERLRDPADPVLDWDRVRHELLCSD
- a CDS encoding phosphoenolpyruvate hydrolase family protein, translating into MAVSRSEILRRVHAEVAAGRPLVGCGAGTGISAKCAEAGGADLIIIYNSGRYRMAGRGSLAGLMPYGDANGIVVEMAAEVLPVVADTPVLAGVCGTDPFRLMPVFLKQLKEIGFSGVQNFPTVGLIDGSFRSNLEGTGMGYGKEVDAIHQAHLLDLFTSPYVFDEDQAVLMAEAGADMLVAHVGLTTSGSIGATDAMTLDEAIETVEAIAGAGHGVRDDLLVICHGGPFDEPQNVGEALSRLPASVGFFGASSIERLPTERAITEQVRSFKALELA
- a CDS encoding Tm-1-like ATP-binding domain-containing protein; translated protein: MSSSPDPKTVVIIGALDTKGAEFAFVKGLIEADGVDTLVVDFGTMGEPELEPDVTRAEVAAAADGDISYFASGDHKDEAMQTMAAGLAVVVRRLYDEGRLGGIIGMGGTGGTSIATTGMRVLPVGVPKVMVSTVAGGDVSAYAGARDITFIPSIVDVAGINSISRAIFANAAGAIAGMVRLEHPPAGEERPLVTASMFGNTTTCVERARGVVEAGGYEVLVFHATGIGGNTMEALIADGYIAGSLDITTTELADYVCGGVFSAGPERGKAASAAGIPAVVVPGCVDMANFDAIETVPDRYQGRNLYAWNPNVTLLRTNVEENVRIGEILAAAVNLATAPTAVLLPMRGVSMLDSEGERFWDPEADAACFDAIRNGLRADVGVHEINHNINDPEFADIAANTLLEMLWVVSG
- a CDS encoding type II toxin-antitoxin system RelE/ParE family toxin, with the protein product MAQQPSSMAAYSVRIKRSATRDLAQIARQDRERIVYAIDRLGEQPHAGYPLKGALRGLRRVRVGDYRVVYEVLDDELVVLVVRVAHRREAYRRR